A segment of the Triticum urartu cultivar G1812 chromosome 1, Tu2.1, whole genome shotgun sequence genome:
caacccccacccccaccccaacaCCCACACATAGACCTAGGTTTTGGCTCCCATGAATTAAATTTTGTTCCATCACAAAGCACAAACCAAAACTCAAAAAGAACACACAAAAAAAACATCAGCCTTCCTTCCTCCCCAATCTCCAACCCTCACCCCCAGTAGACCTAGGGTTTGGCTCACATGGATTAAATTTTGTTCCTTCACAAAGCACAAACCAAAATTCAAAGagaacacacacaaaaaaacatcAGCCTTCCTTCCTCTCCAATCTCCAACGTCGAAGGGGTTGGGTTTTCCTCAACCCAAAGGGCCTGGAGGCAAAAATGGCTACCCCTCCGagcccaccgccaccaccacctgcCACTAATTCCTCCGCGCCCCCTTTCAAAACCAACACCCCAAGCCCAAACCCCCACGGCGCGCCGGCCGCGAGGGCGCCCTCCtcaccggcggcggcggcgccgccgccgccgatgtcCAGTGGCCCATCCCACCTCGTCCTTTGCGTGCGCGACGTCATCGGCAAGCTCCGTGCTCGCGGGCACCTGTCGGGGCTGCAGATCCCGGACGATGAGCTCACGGAAGCGGGCGCCCCCGCCTTGTTCGACACCGTGCTCGCCGCCTTCCTCGCCGAGGGGCGATTGTCTGCCGGGCTTCCGTTACTCCCGAAGCCTCTTGTGCTCGGGAAAGGCGGCTTGGTGGACATGCTCCCCTTGTACCTCGCCGTGCGCTCTCGCGGCGGATTCGCTGCGGTCACCTCATGGGCGGCCATCGCCGAGGCGGTAGGCCTCGAACCGGCTGCTGATGCGCCCATCAAGCTGGTGTACGCCAAGCATCTTTGGCTCCTTGAGCAGAGCATCGGCAAGCCTGAAAGCCAGGACGAGGTGGCCGGGAGCAGTCGCAATGCGGCCCACCGCTCGAACGCGAAGAAGGATAAGTTCCTGTCGTCACACAAGGACCACACAAGCGCCGTATCAGCCCATCTGAAGCGTAAGAGGGAGGTTCCTCTGCAGATGCTTAACTGGGTCCGCCTTGTCGCGAAGAATCCGGGTGATCATGGCGCTGGACAGAATCATGGCAGCCAACTCTCCTCGACGCTTACGTTCCGTCGCCTGATGTTTGAAAATATCGATTGCAGCAAATTGCCCTATAGCACTACCTCACCGCAGGTAACTTCTGGCCACATAGTTTTGTTTTTTGAACGTGATAAATGGTATGCTTGATTATGTAATTGTGTTCGTTAAATTGTGGATTTAGATTCTGGATTTGGTCATTCTTATCGGCTGTCTAATTATAGCTGTTGGTCCTTAGATTTACCTACACAGAAGTGCTATCATTTCTGAAAAGAGAATCACACATCTTTTTTCATATGCTCACTTAGGGTCATCTTGGAGAATGCTAAATGATCATTTTAGAGCATTCTCACAGTTCTTTTCCCAGCACCATGCCAATCTAGGTCAAGGAATATAAGATGATCTTGCAATATTGCTAATTTTGATCTGTTTATCCCTTTTCCCATCTAAGGAGTCTGAAAACTCTGAGGGCTCTGTGGACCTTTTATGTTCGTACACGTGTCTACTCCTGGTTAGTTGTAGCTGTGACCCATCTGCTATGGGTGAAAACTGAAAAGCAAAACACAGCATTTTCCATATATAATATCTAATTATCATGGTAACAAGGCAAATCAGTGGTAGCTATTTATTGTGAAAAAAGAATTCAAAAGATTGCTTATATTTCTGTAAATTCTTGGGTGAGGGCATTGTTGGTAAATTTTGGCTATCATTAGGACTGCATCAGGGGGCAGCTTTGAGCCCTTATATTTTTTGCTTTGGTGATGGATGAGatcacaagggatatacaaggagatatcccatggtgtgtgctctttgcggatgatgtggtgctagttgatGATAGTCTGACGGGGGTTAATAGGAAGTtgagttatggagacaaaccttggaatcaaaaggttttaggcttagtagaactaaaaccgagtacatgaggTGTGGTTTCAGTATTACTAGGCgcgaggaggaggttagccttgatgggtAGGTGGTgcctcagaaggacacctttcgatatttggggtcaatgttgcggaaggatgggggtattgatgaagatgtgaactatcgaatcaaagccggatggatgaagtggcgccaagcttctggcattctctgtgacaagagagtgccacaaaagctaaaaggcaagttctatagGACGGCGGTTTGACTCGCAATGTTGTATGGTGctggccgactaaaaggcgacatgttcaacagttaggtgtggcggaaATGCGCATGTTGAGATGGATGGGTGGCtacacgaggaaggatcgagtccggaacGATGATATAcaagatagagttggggtagcaccaattgaagagaagattgtccaacatcgtctgagatggtttgggcatatttaGCGCAGGTCTCCAGAAGCTCCAGTTcatagcggacggctaaagcgtgtGGATCATGTCAAGAGAGgtcggggtagaccgaatttgacatggaaGGAATCTGTAAAGAGAGatctgaaggattggagtatcaccaaagaactagccatggacaggggtgggtggaagcttgctatccatgtgctagaaccatgagttggtcgcgagatcttatgggtttcacctctagcctaccccaacttgtttgggactaaaggctttctTTTGGCTTTGTTGTTGTATTAGCGGCAAACAAACAAAGTTAGGCTTTGGCCTAAGTTTATTTTCATGGTGCAAAAATGGCAGCTTTTTTTTTCTAATTCTTTATAGGGTTATGCTTGCACTATTAACCTTAATTATGCTAGCTGTTCTGCATATTTATCTTTTCCCTTCTTTTTCCGATCGATATCTCTAAGATTGTTAGATGTTGTTCACTGCTAGGATATAGCCTATATGCTTGAGACACGGAGAAGAAAAAatgaagtaggattcctcccagCCTATACTTTGCTCTCTTTATTTGACACCTGCCATGCTTCCTCCTTCAATGATATTTACTGTTTTAATGCCCCACCTCTATTTGGTGCCAGAGTCATGGTTTTTAAGGCATTGTCTAAGCATTTCTTCAGCGCTAAGGCGCCCTAGGAGGAAGGTGCCGCCCTTGCCTTGACCATCTAGCACATGTTGTCTACAGAGAAGCATCTGCCGCCGTTTAGTCCTCACCACAATGTTGATGTGGTTGCTCCGAAGGCTTGGAAATGGCGTTCctttaccgaaaaaggctttcgccccgctttataaataaagcaaccaCCGAGCACAACATTCACAAAGTACCAGTCGCGAACACACACACAGCCATCGCGAACATGGTCTCACACACAAGCACACACACAGAGAAGTTCAGCTGTGGGCACAACCCAACTAgcccaacacacacacacaaacaaaTGGCGGTGGCGACGGCGACGCAGGGAAGATCTAATCCAGCTCTGGAGGTGGTGGGGGAAGCGGGGGAGCCAACCGGAGAGCCATCGCGCGAAGCTGGGTGATGATGAAGGTGGTGGCGTCTCTCTCCTTGGGACGGCTAAGCGGCCGCCAAAGCTGCAAGTACCCAGACCATTTAAACAGAGCGTCAGTAGCGCGCCGAAGAGGTATACGCTGAATCACGAGCCTATTCGTAAGAGTCCACAGCGTCCAGGCGAGCACACCGATAGTCAGCCACCTAATGTGGCGAGACGAGGGTGGTGATGCCTGAAGTTCGGCGAAGAGAGCGGGGAAGTTGTTGTGGTCCCAACTTCCGCCCATTAATTCGCAGAAACAGCTCCAAAGGAACTGCGCGGACACGCAAGAGAAGAAGATATGGTTCGAGTCTTCTTTGGGCCCGCAAAGCGGGCAACAACCGTCACCAGGGCCGTTGCGCTTCAAGACTTCCATGCCGGATGGGAGGCGGCCGCGGATCCATTGCCACAAGAATATTCTAATCTTTAGGGGGAGCCGGATCTCCCAAATGGTGGTGAGGGCCTCGGGGCCCGGGGAAGGGGCGATCGCCTGATATAGTGATTTAGTGAACTGGCCAGATGGCTCTAGCCGCCACCTGGCGCGGTCAACTCCCCTCGCGAGGTCAGGCTCGTGCAGAGCAATGCAGTCGAGCAGGTCATGCCAATCGGTGGTGTCCACAGGACCAAACGATCGCCGGAACGCGAGTTGCCCTAAGTCAGTAAGGGCCACCGCAACCGAAACCCTAGGCTCCACCGCAATGGCGAACAGGCCAGGAAAGCGGGCCGCAAAGGGGGCGTCCCCAGCCCAACGGTCGAACCAAAACAGCGTGGCAGTGCCTGATCCAACCGCGATCGAAGTCCCAATGCGAAGGACAGGGAGGAGCTGTATGATGGATTGCCAGAACTGGGAGCCCCCAGACCGCTGGCAGAAGGCGAGAGGCTGGCCACGGAGGTATTTCTGCTGGATGATGCGGAGCCACAGACCGCCCTCTCTGTTTGAGATCCGCCAGAGCCATCGTGTTAGCAGAGCGATGTTCATGCATTTGGAGGACATGATCCCGAGGCCGCCCTGATCACGAGGCTTGCATATCTCACTCCACCGCACCATGTGGTACTTCTGCTTATCGCCCTCACCAGCCCAGAAGAAGCGGCCCTGGACGCGAGCAATCTCATGATGCAACGTCTCGGGCAGGCTGTAGAAGCTCATAATGAATAGAAGCAGGCTGGACAAGGAGGAGTTAATGAGCATGGACCGAGCTGCTTTCGGAAGCCATCGCCCCTGCCAAGGTTCCATGCGGTGTTGGAGCTTGCCCACCGTAGGGCGCAACTCGGCTACAGTTAGCCGCGAGTCACTAATGGGGATCCCCAAATAAGTTGTGGGGAAGCTCCCGAGCTGACAATTATTCGGTCCGCGATGCTCTTGCATTCGTCTTGAGGATGGCGTTCCTTTCACCTGCCTACACTGGCATGCATCTAAGCGTGTCTGTTTTGCCTGCGGCTTCTCTTTTCCGATCAACTACTCTACCATGTGGGAAAGGAGGGGTTGTGTCTTATGTTGTgagggataagttaggcatgtgGTGTTACTTGTTTCTATTGCCGGGAAAGGGGGAAGATGAGTAATGTTGTGACTATGATGAGCAATGTTCCAAATATCGGCCAGTTAAGCGGCATCTCAGTTAATCGCTACTCCGTGGGTCACCAAATAGCCGATTAACTGGTCGATTTGCCTATTTATACATAATTAGCACCCGACCGATATGGTACTAGTTACTGATATCCTCAACATTGACGATGAGAAAGAATGGAGGGATAGTGGCAATTGTGTCGCAAGAGGGACAAATGAGTTATTAGATGGCTTTTCGGGTTGTGGGGACGGTGTGTTTATGGCCAGTGACCTGCCATTCAATATTTTTGTTTCTCTCCTAATATGTCCCAATTGATATGTTCCTCTAGTGTCTTAGGCGAGGCTGGCATCTCGCCTTAACCGCTTATAGGTGAATAACGGTGTTGGTCCTCTTGGGTTACCTTTTAGTCTTAAACCATTATGAGAGCCGACAGACCATGGTTTCTATTTTTGGATTTCCCTTGTATGAGTTGAATCACAACAAAGAAAGATGGTGGCCTAGCCACATCCACTTTCGGCAACATGCCAGATGCATTGGAAAATCAAGGCTACATGAAAGGACATGGTGGAGAAGATGAAGTGCAGATAGAGGATTTCTTGTGACGCTC
Coding sequences within it:
- the LOC125556269 gene encoding AT-rich interactive domain-containing protein 1-like, with product MATPPSPPPPPPATNSSAPPFKTNTPSPNPHGAPAARAPSSPAAAAPPPPMSSGPSHLVLCVRDVIGKLRARGHLSGLQIPDDELTEAGAPALFDTVLAAFLAEGRLSAGLPLLPKPLVLGKGGLVDMLPLYLAVRSRGGFAAVTSWAAIAEAVGLEPAADAPIKLVYAKHLWLLEQSIGKPESQDEVAGSSRNAAHRSNAKKDKFLSSHKDHTSAVSAHLKRKREVPLQMLNWVRLVAKNPGDHGAGQNHGSQLSSTLTFRRLMFENIDCSKLPYSTTSPQSGLTNEERPQYDGWDDRLCAGGNSDRILHARTRLSGLADVPDWTGKPSLPYDEPHVLRFLGQPLLPAPSNESLDADAIGKGRPDNCNCQIPSSVACVRFHVTEKRIKLKRELGSAFYAMGFDRIGEDAALTWRRDEENKFNAVIQNNLPSSKYRFMEEVFAAMGSKGRKDIVSYYHNVFQVRRRAYQNRLTPNDVDSDDDSLEPGFLHLRQGGTQGNSMSASSSGTQRGS